In Gimesia benthica, a single window of DNA contains:
- a CDS encoding DUF1559 domain-containing protein — protein sequence MSYPPARLSRRGFTLIELLVVIAIIATLIALLLPAVQQAREAARRSQCKNNLKQLGLALHNYHETHSCFPAGYYSYGTSDGSGPGWAEIDANTWDAAPGWSWSMMLLPYLDQANIYNTLDVNRPCWNLANAGAVQTKLPVFLCPTASGGDEPFLVRDGAGSPLLKGGAQLLFGRSHYVASHGQESCWGECGASTTGVIFTDIYTKTTKTVTINGDASKVADGPFFRNSRTRMRDATDGLSNTIFLGEHSSRLSDKTWVGVVPGAFTHPQFSTPENGPDAAATLSLVHAGPSGGELDITGFPIIHPVNFPTYHVGQMYSEHVGGGHICLGDGSVRFVSENIDLLLWAALSSLNEGELIGEF from the coding sequence ATGAGCTACCCGCCTGCCCGACTGTCCCGCCGGGGTTTTACGTTGATTGAACTGCTGGTGGTGATCGCGATTATCGCTACGTTGATTGCCCTGCTGTTGCCTGCGGTTCAGCAGGCGCGGGAGGCGGCGCGGCGGAGTCAGTGCAAGAATAACCTGAAACAGCTGGGGCTGGCGTTACACAATTATCACGAAACGCACTCCTGTTTTCCCGCGGGTTATTATTCGTATGGAACCAGCGACGGTTCGGGGCCGGGCTGGGCGGAGATTGATGCGAATACCTGGGATGCGGCACCGGGCTGGTCCTGGAGTATGATGCTGCTGCCTTACCTGGATCAGGCGAATATCTACAATACGCTGGACGTCAACCGGCCCTGCTGGAACCTGGCGAATGCGGGGGCTGTGCAGACAAAGCTGCCGGTCTTTCTGTGTCCGACCGCTTCGGGCGGTGATGAGCCGTTCCTGGTGCGGGACGGAGCCGGCAGTCCGCTGTTGAAAGGGGGCGCGCAGCTGCTGTTCGGTCGGTCGCATTATGTCGCCAGTCACGGTCAGGAATCGTGCTGGGGGGAATGCGGGGCAAGTACGACGGGCGTGATCTTCACGGATATTTACACCAAGACAACCAAGACGGTGACAATTAACGGCGATGCTTCGAAGGTGGCGGATGGACCGTTCTTCCGTAATTCACGCACACGGATGCGGGACGCCACCGATGGTCTCTCGAATACGATTTTCCTGGGCGAACATTCTTCGCGACTGAGTGATAAAACCTGGGTGGGTGTGGTGCCGGGGGCGTTTACGCATCCCCAGTTTTCGACTCCCGAGAATGGACCGGACGCTGCGGCGACACTGTCACTGGTGCATGCGGGACCTTCGGGGGGCGAGCTGGACATCACCGGGTTCCCGATTATCCATCCGGTGAACTTTCCGACCTACCACGTGGGGCAGATGTATTCCGAACATGTGGGGGGCGGACATATCTGCCTGGGCGATGGTTCAGTGCGGTTTGTTTCCGAGAACATTGATCTGCTGCTCTGGGCGGCCCTCTCGAGTCTGAACGAGGGTGAATTGATCGGAGAGTTTTAA
- a CDS encoding sulfatase family protein encodes MIRALVLLCCLALPSLAHSAQRPNILFLFTDDHAPHAIGAYKGFLEKINPTPNIDKIAAEGMLFQNSFCTNSICGPSRAVILTGKHSHINGFMRNGNRFNGDQQTFPKLLQKAGYKTAMIGKWHLTSDPQGFDFWKILPGQGYYYNPEFKTALGRERIEGYCTDIVTDMALDWLKQNADSGKPFMLMCQHKAPHRTWMPALRHLHLYDEITIPEPTTLFDDWKDNASPARHAEMSIENYMNLVYDNFGPKLEGWDPNAGKSLDKSGFRNLQFMTPAQLTAWNAAFDPKNEALRKANLTGKDLVRWKYQRYIKNYLRCIKGVDENIGRMLAWLKETGLDKNTIIVYSSDQGFYLGDHGWYDKRWMYEESFRMPLIVKWPGVTQPGTVNTDLVQNLDYAETFLDIAGADIPDDMQGRSLVPLLKGENPEWRDSLYYHYFDFPSVHKVAKHFGIRTPRYKLIRFYEFDEWEFYDLQNDPQEMTNQYGNPTYQDTINKLKTQLTDLRKSYKDNTDISVKPKTWQKQFRPNSAD; translated from the coding sequence ATGATTCGCGCGCTCGTGTTGCTCTGTTGTCTCGCTCTCCCGTCGCTGGCCCACTCGGCCCAGCGACCCAACATTCTCTTCCTCTTCACCGACGACCACGCACCCCACGCCATCGGTGCCTACAAGGGGTTCCTTGAGAAGATCAATCCGACGCCCAACATCGACAAGATTGCCGCCGAAGGCATGCTCTTCCAGAACAGCTTCTGCACGAATTCCATCTGCGGACCCAGTCGCGCGGTCATCCTCACCGGCAAACACAGCCACATCAATGGCTTCATGCGGAACGGCAACCGCTTCAACGGCGATCAGCAGACCTTCCCCAAACTCCTGCAGAAAGCCGGCTACAAAACGGCCATGATCGGCAAGTGGCACCTCACCTCCGATCCCCAGGGCTTCGACTTCTGGAAGATCCTCCCGGGGCAGGGCTACTACTACAATCCCGAATTCAAAACCGCCCTGGGGCGCGAACGCATCGAAGGCTACTGCACCGACATCGTGACCGACATGGCACTCGACTGGCTCAAGCAGAACGCCGACTCCGGTAAACCCTTCATGCTCATGTGTCAGCACAAGGCGCCACACCGTACCTGGATGCCCGCGCTCCGTCACCTGCATCTCTACGATGAAATCACCATTCCCGAACCGACCACCCTCTTCGACGACTGGAAAGACAACGCCAGCCCCGCCCGGCACGCCGAGATGTCCATCGAAAACTACATGAACCTGGTCTACGACAACTTCGGCCCCAAGCTGGAAGGCTGGGATCCCAACGCCGGCAAGTCGCTCGACAAGTCCGGCTTCCGCAATCTGCAGTTCATGACGCCCGCACAACTCACGGCCTGGAACGCCGCCTTCGATCCCAAAAATGAAGCCCTGCGTAAAGCGAATCTCACCGGCAAAGACCTCGTTCGCTGGAAATACCAGCGCTACATCAAAAACTACCTCCGCTGCATCAAAGGCGTCGACGAAAACATCGGCCGCATGCTCGCCTGGCTCAAGGAAACCGGACTCGATAAAAACACCATTATCGTCTACTCCTCCGACCAGGGCTTCTACCTCGGCGATCATGGCTGGTACGACAAACGCTGGATGTATGAAGAATCCTTCCGCATGCCGCTGATCGTCAAATGGCCCGGCGTCACGCAGCCCGGCACCGTCAACACCGACCTGGTCCAGAATCTCGACTACGCGGAAACCTTCCTCGACATCGCCGGTGCCGACATTCCTGACGACATGCAGGGCCGTTCCCTGGTTCCCCTGCTCAAAGGGGAAAACCCCGAGTGGCGCGATTCCCTCTACTACCACTATTTCGATTTTCCCAGCGTCCACAAAGTCGCCAAACATTTCGGCATCCGCACTCCCCGCTATAAACTGATCCGCTTCTACGAATTCGATGAATGGGAATTCTACGATCTGCAGAACGACCCCCAAGAGATGACCAACCAGTACGGCAATCCCACTTACCAGGACACGATTAACAAGCTCAAAACCCAACTCACCGACCTCCGCAAATCCTACAAAGACAACACCGACATCAGCGTGAAACCCAAGACCTGGCAAAAACAGTTCCGCCCCAACTCCGCTGATTAA
- a CDS encoding carboxypeptidase-like regulatory domain-containing protein, whose translation MKYWKLFCLSTLSLCLTVGCGDSAGSDQPDLGTVSGVVTMDGKPLPAVTVTFTPAEGRPSNGVTDEEGHYELGYLRDTQGAVIGTHKVSISTPQDAPTPPGQTYKDPIPAKYNTQTTLTEEVKAGDNTIDFKLESN comes from the coding sequence ATGAAATACTGGAAGTTGTTCTGCCTGTCTACACTCAGCCTGTGTTTAACTGTCGGATGTGGCGACAGTGCCGGTAGTGATCAACCCGATCTGGGAACCGTCAGTGGTGTCGTCACCATGGATGGCAAACCGCTGCCCGCCGTGACGGTGACTTTTACCCCGGCTGAAGGACGCCCTTCGAATGGCGTTACCGACGAGGAAGGACACTACGAACTGGGATATTTACGAGACACACAGGGTGCAGTTATTGGAACTCACAAGGTCAGTATCTCCACACCGCAGGACGCACCGACTCCGCCGGGACAGACTTATAAAGATCCAATCCCCGCTAAATACAACACCCAGACCACTTTGACCGAAGAAGTGAAAGCAGGCGACAATACGATCGACTTCAAACTGGAGTCCAACTGA
- a CDS encoding tetratricopeptide repeat protein produces MIQIIRMLLILLVVETGYCGYLVAKRMSRPLPVLPNAESTDSLIMEEYRELALEAETGYAPEWIRLGQAFLGQGMYAYAENCFAEAARQDPESAVAQSSYAFCLERTGRMADSTLEYEKLKDMKADTSVPFTSPKHYLYAIGRNYLRQEKPDEAEQAFLQNTDFQPADFQRAKLLLRSGRAEEALLIVERNLKESPNSLYFGFLKYLTLEELGRDFEAKQAADQVERAMYVVPLNFNTEFIMPYSKRLGVSRAIEGYNQMLDRDDMDHLAKKLDEVFEMVGDRRTPQVKATVMRMIEVEFQRKNPDRMLLLLKKLNEFGIEEPDTIQFKGGVYILKGDLKTAEEYLLRVAEMSPTIEIHETLANIYNERNETEKRDYHQGKMALLAAMMSFRNDNLEVAEEAIQQSVDKNPNDAQAWFYFAEIKRLQKDRQVAREAYEKCLKLNPNHGRAIDELKLLTQ; encoded by the coding sequence ATGATCCAGATCATTCGTATGCTGTTGATTCTGCTTGTCGTGGAGACAGGTTATTGTGGATATCTTGTTGCCAAGCGGATGTCCCGTCCACTTCCCGTTCTGCCAAATGCGGAGAGTACTGATTCTCTGATTATGGAAGAATATCGCGAACTGGCCCTGGAAGCAGAGACCGGGTATGCACCGGAATGGATCAGATTAGGGCAGGCTTTTCTGGGGCAGGGGATGTATGCCTACGCCGAGAACTGTTTCGCCGAAGCAGCCCGACAGGATCCTGAGAGTGCAGTCGCTCAATCCAGCTATGCATTCTGCCTGGAACGTACTGGGCGTATGGCAGACAGCACCCTGGAATACGAAAAACTGAAAGACATGAAGGCGGACACGTCCGTTCCATTTACCAGCCCCAAACATTATCTGTATGCCATCGGCAGAAATTATCTGCGACAGGAAAAACCAGATGAAGCCGAGCAGGCTTTTCTGCAGAATACCGATTTTCAACCTGCCGATTTCCAGCGAGCCAAGCTGCTGTTGCGTTCCGGTCGGGCTGAAGAAGCGTTGTTGATCGTAGAGCGTAATTTGAAGGAATCACCTAACTCCCTCTACTTCGGCTTTTTGAAATACCTGACGCTGGAAGAACTGGGACGTGACTTCGAGGCGAAACAGGCTGCCGACCAGGTGGAGCGGGCAATGTATGTCGTTCCCTTGAATTTCAATACGGAATTCATCATGCCCTACAGCAAGCGGCTGGGAGTCTCCAGGGCTATTGAGGGTTATAACCAGATGCTGGATCGGGATGACATGGACCATCTGGCGAAGAAGCTGGACGAAGTATTTGAGATGGTGGGAGATCGCAGAACACCCCAGGTCAAAGCGACGGTGATGCGCATGATCGAAGTGGAGTTTCAGCGAAAGAATCCCGATCGCATGCTGCTGTTGTTAAAAAAATTGAATGAATTCGGCATCGAAGAACCCGATACAATTCAGTTCAAAGGGGGCGTATATATTCTGAAAGGGGATCTGAAAACAGCAGAAGAATATTTGCTGCGGGTTGCAGAGATGTCCCCTACGATTGAGATTCACGAGACGCTCGCCAATATTTACAACGAGCGGAATGAGACCGAAAAACGCGATTACCATCAGGGCAAGATGGCATTACTGGCTGCCATGATGAGTTTCCGTAATGATAATCTGGAGGTTGCTGAAGAAGCGATTCAGCAGTCGGTAGACAAGAATCCCAATGACGCTCAGGCCTGGTTTTACTTTGCCGAAATCAAACGACTCCAGAAAGACAGGCAAGTGGCCCGGGAGGCCTATGAGAAATGCCTGAAGCTGAACCCGAATCATGGTCGGGCCATCGACGAGCTTAAGCTGTTAACCCAGTAG
- a CDS encoding YaiI/YqxD family protein, whose product MQIWVDADACPAEVKSLLFKAAKRTEIKVTLVANQPLSVPRSNFIGSLLVLPGLNVADQRIVELAQPGDLVITADIPLAAQVVDKGAQALNPRGALYTEANIGERLALRDLMDDLRGEGQITGGPAGFNAKDRQEFANQLDRWLTKARNSSSK is encoded by the coding sequence ATGCAAATCTGGGTTGATGCGGACGCCTGTCCGGCGGAAGTGAAATCGCTGCTGTTCAAAGCTGCCAAACGCACCGAAATCAAAGTGACGCTTGTAGCCAATCAGCCTCTGTCTGTCCCACGCTCCAACTTTATCGGCTCGCTCCTCGTCCTGCCCGGACTGAATGTAGCCGATCAACGGATTGTCGAACTCGCACAACCAGGAGACCTGGTCATCACCGCTGACATACCTCTTGCTGCACAGGTTGTGGACAAAGGCGCTCAGGCTCTCAACCCCCGCGGTGCCCTTTACACCGAAGCCAACATCGGCGAGCGTCTCGCCCTGCGCGACCTGATGGACGACCTCCGCGGGGAAGGCCAGATCACCGGCGGTCCCGCAGGCTTCAATGCCAAAGACCGACAGGAATTCGCCAACCAGCTCGATCGCTGGCTGACGAAAGCCCGAAATTCCAGTTCGAAATAA
- a CDS encoding DUF1559 domain-containing protein: MRRPTFPLRFRWRLGFTLIELLVVIAIIAILIALLLPAVQQAREAARRSTCKNNLKQIGLALHNYHETHGVFPPGYMDNDLNFTASKGSGTAANNNGIGWGSMILPFMDQGPLYNQLSSQTNQFGEHWSVSAGTLAKTVLPAYVCPSDPMGGINTDKSSFGKSNYLGSHGTSAANATNGILFGNSKTRIRDITDGTSNTILVSERTTKSEGSGTTGCGGSACNWSGGLWVGPRYTSSMSTWHPGMYHFDVSNFGGANATYLINSSAATWGDDWTSSSAHVGGVHMLLCDGQVRFISENISSGSSTSTYYQLVTRSGGEVVGEF, translated from the coding sequence ATGAGACGACCTACGTTCCCGCTCCGATTCCGGTGGCGGCTCGGCTTCACACTGATCGAACTTCTGGTGGTAATCGCAATCATTGCCATCTTGATCGCGTTATTGTTACCCGCTGTGCAACAGGCACGTGAAGCAGCCCGTCGCAGTACCTGTAAGAACAATCTGAAGCAGATCGGACTGGCCTTACACAATTATCATGAGACGCATGGCGTCTTTCCTCCCGGTTACATGGACAACGACTTGAACTTTACCGCGTCCAAAGGTTCCGGAACCGCTGCCAACAACAACGGCATCGGTTGGGGATCTATGATTCTGCCGTTCATGGACCAGGGACCACTGTATAACCAGTTGTCCTCCCAGACGAATCAGTTCGGCGAACACTGGAGTGTCAGCGCAGGTACTCTGGCTAAAACCGTTCTGCCTGCCTATGTCTGTCCGTCTGACCCTATGGGTGGAATCAACACTGACAAGAGCAGCTTTGGTAAGTCCAACTACCTGGGCAGCCATGGAACTTCAGCGGCAAATGCCACGAACGGGATTCTGTTCGGTAACTCGAAGACCCGCATCCGCGACATCACCGACGGCACCAGTAACACCATTCTGGTTTCCGAACGTACCACCAAAAGTGAAGGTTCTGGTACAACCGGATGTGGTGGTTCAGCCTGTAACTGGTCTGGTGGTCTGTGGGTTGGCCCTCGCTACACTTCGAGCATGTCGACCTGGCATCCCGGGATGTACCACTTTGATGTTTCTAACTTTGGTGGAGCCAACGCAACTTATCTGATTAACAGTTCAGCCGCGACCTGGGGTGATGACTGGACCTCATCCAGTGCTCACGTCGGTGGCGTGCACATGCTGTTGTGTGACGGTCAGGTTCGCTTCATCAGCGAAAACATCAGTAGTGGCAGCTCTACCTCGACCTACTATCAACTCGTCACCCGCAGCGGTGGTGAAGTCGTTGGTGAATTCTAA
- a CDS encoding DUF1559 domain-containing protein, with protein MKRLPLGIRFRWKLGFTLIELLVVIAIIAILIALLLPAVQQAREAARRSTCKNSLKQIGLALHNYHETHRVFPPAYIDSDPGINTPAAATSNLNGLGWGTLILPFMDQAPLYNQIGTQTAGFKYNWLDSTHSGTLTSAIPAAKVVLPVYNCPSDPMEGINKDCSNYGKSNYLACAATGANGRNGTFFVNSKIRMKTITDGSSNTLFVGERTTASDPSSVKACGGATCNWAGGLWIGPRNYTSPAGWHTSLRGLDVAINGGGSTVYMLNGSSISWGPAWTASSSHVGGAHFLLGDGQVRFLSENIDLATYRGLYTRSGGEVIGEF; from the coding sequence ATGAAACGTTTACCTTTGGGGATCCGGTTCAGGTGGAAGCTGGGATTCACGCTGATTGAATTGCTGGTCGTGATAGCGATTATCGCGATCCTGATCGCGTTGCTCTTACCAGCGGTTCAACAGGCACGTGAGGCGGCGCGCCGCAGCACTTGCAAAAACAGCCTAAAACAAATTGGACTGGCGCTCCACAACTACCATGAAACACACCGTGTCTTCCCGCCCGCTTATATCGACAGCGATCCCGGCATTAATACTCCGGCTGCTGCCACTTCCAACCTGAATGGCTTGGGCTGGGGAACACTGATTCTGCCATTCATGGATCAGGCGCCACTGTATAATCAGATCGGCACACAAACCGCTGGATTCAAGTACAACTGGTTAGACTCCACACACAGTGGAACTTTAACCAGTGCAATTCCCGCTGCCAAGGTGGTCCTGCCGGTTTACAACTGCCCATCTGACCCGATGGAAGGTATCAATAAAGACTGCAGTAATTATGGCAAGTCGAACTACCTGGCCTGTGCGGCTACAGGCGCCAATGGACGCAATGGTACTTTCTTTGTCAATTCCAAAATTCGGATGAAAACGATCACTGATGGCAGCAGCAATACACTGTTCGTCGGTGAACGGACTACCGCCTCGGATCCGAGTTCTGTCAAAGCCTGTGGTGGTGCAACCTGTAACTGGGCTGGTGGCTTATGGATTGGTCCGCGAAACTACACCTCCCCCGCTGGTTGGCACACCAGCCTGAGAGGTCTGGATGTCGCCATCAATGGTGGTGGTAGTACGGTTTACATGCTGAATGGTTCCAGCATCAGTTGGGGCCCCGCCTGGACTGCCTCCAGTTCGCATGTGGGTGGTGCTCACTTCCTGCTGGGCGATGGACAGGTTCGGTTCCTCTCAGAGAACATTGACCTGGCAACCTATCGAGGACTCTACACCCGCAGTGGTGGTGAAGTGATCGGCGAATTTTAA